The following proteins are co-located in the Eleginops maclovinus isolate JMC-PN-2008 ecotype Puerto Natales chromosome 1, JC_Emac_rtc_rv5, whole genome shotgun sequence genome:
- the csrnp2 gene encoding cysteine/serine-rich nuclear protein 2 — protein sequence MEATSSLGLKRRYEEVDAGSPFSTPKDSDEDVSSSDSADSCDSLNPPCSAPYTPASILRQQRVSAGGKRVRFDAVTVYYFPRRQGFTSVPSQGGSSLGMARHHSSIRSFTLGEFARERESSHRLTLQQHLRHEKLQQRKMKLTRNGTVECAQADLLTLDDVSDEDLDVDGVEVDDCFFLQPLPTKRRRALLRASGIARIDAREKAELRTIRLSREECGCDCRMYCDPRHCGCSQAGIKCQVDRMAFPCGCSREGCGNAAGRIEFNPLRVRTHYLHTVMKLDLEKRRLQYNESDHMSSPSSSPTLSPGGLDSELEESEAPPPEVQDLLEEQDLLERENETAVLHLQSAEEQERREREGEELGQEGLTGDVGLTGDVGLTGEVLLQGPFPTGTTVLCITDNQEESPSQLLKDSPSSLMYYQLSPIEAGAFEPGGEEGEEVRDQGGEKERSCRVSVGKMQHLPEGGQCRGEACMEGGVNPLPPEV from the exons ATGGAGGCGACCTCTTCCCTTGGTCTGAAGCGCAGATATGAGGAGGTGGACGCCGGCTCCCCGTTCTCCACGCCTAAAGACTCCGATGAAGACGTGTCCAGCAGCGACAGCGCCGACAGCTGCGACAGTCTCAACCCCCCCTGCAGCGCCCCGTACACCC CAGCCTCTATCCTCCGGCAGCAGCGGGTGTCTGCGGGGGGGAAACGGGTGAGGTTCGACGCGGTGACGGTGTATTACTTCCCGCGGCGGCAGGGCTTCACCAGCGTGCCCAGCCAGGGGGGGAGTTCTCTGGGGATGGCGAGGCACCACTCCTCCATCAGGAGCTTCACCCTGGGGGAGTTCGcccgagagagggagagcagccACCGCCTCACCCTGCAGCAGCACCTCCGCCACGAGAAGCTGCAGCAGCGCAAGATGaag CTGACGAGGAACGGCACGGTGGAGTGCGCTCAGGCCGACCTGCTGACGCTGGACGACGTGTCGGACGAGGACCTGGACGTGGACGGGGTGGAGGTTGACGACTGCTTCTTCCTGCAGCCGCTGCCCACCAAGCGGCGCCGCGCCCTGCTGCGCGCCTCCGGCATTGCACGCATCGACGCTCGCGAAAAGGCGGAGCTGCGCACCATCCGCCTCTCCAGGGAGGAGTGCGGCTGCGACTGCCGCATGTACTGCGACCCGAGGCACTGCGGCTGCAGCCAGGCCGGCATCAAGTGCCag gtGGACCGCATGGCGTTCCCGTGCGGCTGCTCCCGGGAAGGTTGTGGGAACGCCGCCGGACGCATCGAGTTCAACCCCCTGCGGGTCCGGACCCACTACCTGCACACCGTCATGAAGCTGGACCTGGAGAAGAGGAGGCTGCAGTACAACGAGTCCGACCATAtgtcctccccctcctcctcccccaccctctCCCCCGGCGGCCTGGACTCGGAACTGGAGGAAAGCGAGGCGCCGCCGCCGGAGGTCCAGGATCTCCTGGAGGAGCAAGACCTGCTGGAGCGGGAAAATGAGACGGCAGTGCTGCACCTGCAGAGCGCcgaggagcaggagaggagggagcGTGAGGGGGAGGAGCTAGGGCAGGAGGGTCTCACGGGCGATGTGGGCCTCACGGGCGATGTGGGCCTCACGGGCGAGGTCCTCCTCCAGGGGCCCTTCCCCACAGGGACCACGGTGCTCTGCATCACTGACAACCAGGAGGAGAGCCCCTCGCAGCTCCTCAAagactccccctcctccctgatGTACTACCAGCTCAGCCCCATCGAGGCGGGGGCCTTCGAGCCCGGgggggaggagggtgaggaggtgAGGGATCAAGGGGGGGAGAAGGAAAGGAGCTGCAGGGTGAGTGTAGGGAAGATGCAGCACCTCCCTGAGGGGGGGCAGTGCCGGGGGGAGGCGTGCATGGAGGGGGGAGTTAATCCTCTCCCGCCTGAAGTTTAG